One genomic window of Candidatus Binatia bacterium includes the following:
- a CDS encoding AhpC/TSA family protein: MRDALAEIRGRGAELIVVGNGRPEHAADFRDREQVTSPLFVDPELHAYAAAGLRRGLRSSLGPGVLLRGLQAFREGKRQGATRGDPWQQGGVFVIAPGNRVEFAYVSAEAGDHPSSAAVLAALDRVAGRGARRRGGSAPRTVE; encoded by the coding sequence TTGCGCGACGCACTCGCAGAGATCCGTGGCCGTGGGGCCGAGTTGATCGTGGTCGGTAACGGGCGGCCGGAGCATGCCGCCGACTTCAGGGACCGGGAGCAAGTGACGTCCCCGCTCTTCGTCGATCCGGAGTTGCACGCCTACGCCGCCGCAGGTCTCAGGCGTGGTTTGCGCAGTTCCCTCGGTCCAGGTGTGCTTCTCCGCGGACTGCAAGCGTTTCGCGAAGGCAAGCGCCAGGGCGCGACGCGCGGCGACCCGTGGCAGCAGGGGGGCGTATTTGTCATCGCCCCGGGTAACCGGGTCGAGTTCGCGTACGTCAGCGCCGAGGCGGGAGATCACCCGTCGTCTGCGGCAGTTCTTGCCGCACTCGACCGGGTGGCCGGGCGGGGCGCCCGACGGCGGGGCGGGAGTGCGCCGAGAACTGTCGAGTAA